TTGTATTGGTTGAATCCAACGGTAATCCCAAGGCAATTTCAAGAAAAGGCGCCATGGGACTCACCCAGCTCATGCCAGGGACTGCTAAAGACCTTGGAATTGAAAATCCCTTCGACCCAAGAGAAAATGTGCTGGGGGGTGCCCGATACCTCAAGGAAATGCTAAATAGATTCCGAGGGGATCTCATATTGGCATTAGCTGCTTATAATGCCGGTCGCAATGCAATTGAACGTCATAAAGGGCTTCCAGACTATCCTGAGACCATTAGTTTCGTTAAAAGGGTGCTTGAGACCTGGAGAGAGCTAATAAAGAAAAAAGGGCCTCAATCGCATGAGGCCCTTTTTTGATGTTCCTTGTTATCTAAGCTCAGCTACTAGCGGAGAAATGCACCCCACAATTTTTCAAACAATGGACTTCCGCCTTCGCTTCCCCTTTCTGCTGCAACATATTCACCTGGCTCATTGATCTTAACCCACACATATGCGCCTACATGGGAAAGTACTTCGGCACCTTCTGCAGGCCTGAAGGCATAATCTCCATGAGACTTGACGTATACCTCAGGGTCAGCACCCTGGAATGGTAACTTAACAAACATAGTCTCATGGCCTTCACCTTCAACTCCGACCTTCAGTATGTATCCTTCTACAAAGCCCTTTCCAGCAACATACACGAATTCCTTTGCTGGCTGGAACCCAAGCTCTGTTATCTCAGGCCTGATCTCCTCTGGCACGTAGAAGTAGTGCTTATCAGACCAAGGACCATTCACCACCTGTTTGAGATAGGTCTTGTTCAACTCCTCTTCAGTTAACTTGGCACCTAGCTCAGCAGCAATCTCTGCCCCTGTAATATGGCCTTCAGCAGTCATGTAGAATAACTCTTCAGCATGGTGCCTGCTGTGAGCCAATATTTCATCCTGTCTTGCACCGAGGATGCTGAGGCCATTTGCCTCGAATTTATCAATGTAGATAACCTCTCCATCCACTACGAAGAATGGATCTGGGCCTTTTCCAGCTAAGAAGTCAGCCATAGCAGGAGTCGGCACCATGCCGGTCTTTCTCATATACTCTGCAAGACCCTCTTTTGTCTTAGCTGCCTCTGGATCAAAGGTAAGGGCCCTGTTCTTCTCCTCAAACCATGGTGGTGCCCATGGCAAGAAGCCTACGATCCTATCGGTGATACGATGTGCACCAGGATCCTTTGTGTAATCGCCGTGGCAATCGAAACAGGACTGTGCCCCGAGTGCCTTCTCTGCAGGCTGTACTCCATGGCTGTCAGAGAAGTAATGAGCAGCTATAAAGAGCATGGGCATTGGATTGGACTCGCCTTCAGCCTTTAACACCTTTACCAAGGCCTCCTGCATTGCCCTTACGTCTTCTTCCCACCAGAGCTCAGGGAAGCCATCGCCTGTGTGGTCGAAGATCACATAGCCAGAATCCTTGAGCACTACCTTACCTACATTTGGATCCTGTGCCCATGTAGGATCATTGGGTGGAATGTCTCTAAGCTGGTCTGGTGTATAGACGTAGAATGTCGCTGCAGGCAGGAACTTGTCTATAGCAGCGTTGATCTCTCTTAGATACAAGACCTTGGTTCCACCATATGCAAGAGGATTATCAGCTAGGGCGCTCATTCCTCCCTCTGGATACGGATTGGCATCGACCCAGGTAAGAATGGTTATCGGGTTACCAATCACAATCTGAGGATATCCATTCTTGGAATTTGCCCAATACAGAGGCGGATAGACCTCATTGTCATGGGCTGGATCATAGGTTATTGGCACTCCAAGGGATTTTTGCTTTTCAAGCATGATCTGATAGAAGCTCTTCCAGAAATCGAACTTGGGATTGGTCATGAGACCATTCACGAGCTGGCCTGGATCGGCCTCGCTGCTCATCCAGAAATAATCCACCATCTGTGACATGAAATCCATTGGCTGAATGCCATTACCATCAGCATCGATGTGCTGTGCCAGCATATGGAAGTGCGGGATCCCGTAGCCTGGTGAAGTTCCATATACCGGTGAAAGAGCATAGTATGGAGGAAATGCCATGGCTGGGAAGTTGGAAAGACCGCCCATCAAGGTGTAATAGCCGAATCTGTTATCGAAGTTTGAATAATAACCAAGGGTGTCGTCAAAGGCCCTGAAACGCCAGGTACGTTTATATGGAATATGACATGTTTCACATGCGATCTCGGCTATGTGCTTACCAGCCACTTCCCCGAATTTTTCTTCATGCTTTCTGGTGGGATTAGGCGCATCTGGATCCTGTCCGCTTAGATGGCAGCCTTCGCATGTCCTTGGCTTTGGATTGTTGTCAAGGTCATTTCTCACCATATGGGCAGTGTCTGTCCCCTTGAGGAAGTTGTGCTTTGCTTCAACGTCACCCGTATATCTCAGATGGCATGAACCACAGCCCATCTTCTTCCCTGACATGTGGACGTCATAGCCTGAGGCTTCTGGATCATCTGTGAAGTTTACATATTGACCATTCTTGACCCAGTCAGCTGGCATTCCAAGGGCATAAAGTCTTGCTCTGGTCCACTCAGAGTTGCCATGGTCCTTTGTCATCACATGGCACTGGCCACAGACCTTGACCCATTTCCATGAATCGACATCATCGGAACCGCCAAACATTTCAATGTCGAGAGCTCCGTCGTCACCAAGGTCGGCCACGTTGTAATATGACTTTGCCTCCCACTCATCTCCATTCTTCACGATCTGCACATAGCTGAGTGGCATGCCGTCATTATTGAGATCTAGACCCATTAGCTGTGCAGTGGGCATCATGTAGAAGAAGCTTGGCAAGAAATCATGCCTTGCAGCCATATTCTTTAAGGTATCGTATGGGATAATCCCATTTTCCCAATCAGCTATGACTTTGGTGAGATTGATTCCAAAGAATGCCTTGGGATCGAAGTATGTCATGTCCCCCTGCATAATCAGGCCGTAGGCATACTGAAATGCAGCCCAGCCCAAGCCTACGAGACCGCTATACTGAATTCCCTGACCCTCTACAAGTGGGGCGCGGACGAAATCTCTCACAGACGCATTTGGGTCGTCCCAATCAGTATAGATCTTACCAGGCTCATAGGAACGAAGTGGGAAAGGAATTGGTAGGAGTTGCCCAGTTCCTGGATCTCTAATTTCATAGCCGTACACGAATGAATTAAAGAACATTGCATTTAGATCATCCATGGTGGCCTCAGCTGGCATTAGGCCATTTTGCTTCATATAGTCCAGGATTTGGGCAAAAATAGCCCCAATGGCCTCCTGATTTGCCATTAACTTGGCCATCTCATCTGCACCACCGTTTGGATTGTAGGTGTATGCATCCTTTATTCCATTTTGGGTATAGATGTGAGGAGTAATACTTGGTGGTCCGTATAGTGCATAGGGTAGTGATTCCCCAGAGGGATCAATAGCCTTTAATCCGTCTGTCCAGATCCTGAAGAGCTCTCCTACATGGTCTTTTGGTAACATGCTAAGCTTGAAGAACTTGCTGCCTATTGGGCGAGTCATGCGCTGAATGTCATTGGTGTAGGAAAGGGCGCTTTCATTCAATACGCCTTCCTTAAGTGGCATTCCAAGGGAAATCTTAACCACCTCTCCATTTTGGCGTTCAGCAAAGATCATGAGCCTTGGCCTGAAGGGCTGCACCTTAAGGCCATCTGCTGCCTCATAAACAAATGGATTTGATTCAAGGTCTGGATCAATATGGCAGAGAAGACAGTCTGCCTCCATGACCCCACTCTTTGACCAGTCATGGCGCTTTGGATCGCCGTGATCAGCAACTGTCTCTTGAATAGACTTTCCGCTAATCAGAGACTGTGTCGTAGCATTGGGGCCATAGGTGTAGAAATCTCTATCGTAAGAGTGTGAAAGTGTGGCTTCAGCCTCTGGGCTGTCGTAAGGGGCCACAGTCCCATCAGACTTTACAATTCCTTCTGCTGGACCGCCGCCTGGGTGACAGCTGTAGCATGTCCCCAACTGATCTGCCACGCCCTGATCAAAGAAAAATGGCTTGCCCTCAGTTGAGAAAGGATTGTCCAAGGTACCTCTTTCCCTCTTAGCCGCCAACTGGCGGTAAGAGGGGGGTCACCATGCACCAAACTGTCCAGAACTCAGAAGGTGACCGTAGGCATTTGCCAGATATTTATAAAGAGTTCCGTCATTGTGTTCATCGCTCCAATGATCACTCAAATTTTCACCATTTGGTCCTGCTCCCTCTCTAAAATGGTATGCACGGGTTATGGCATCATAATCATGACACCTACCACATGTCTTTTTTGGGCTATATGCAGGTCCCCTCATATAAACCGACCCGTTTGCCGCCCGAATTACATCGTTTGGGTCTAATTGGTCCTTAATCGGGTTGCCATTTCTGTCCAACAAGGTCACAGCAGGATGTGCCATGACCATATGTGGGGCCACTACTAGAAGTAGAGCTACAAAGGACAC
The Dissulfuribacter thermophilus genome window above contains:
- a CDS encoding cytochrome c3 family protein; translated protein: MDNPFSTEGKPFFFDQGVADQLGTCYSCHPGGGPAEGIVKSDGTVAPYDSPEAEATLSHSYDRDFYTYGPNATTQSLISGKSIQETVADHGDPKRHDWSKSGVMEADCLLCHIDPDLESNPFVYEAADGLKVQPFRPRLMIFAERQNGEVVKISLGMPLKEGVLNESALSYTNDIQRMTRPIGSKFFKLSMLPKDHVGELFRIWTDGLKAIDPSGESLPYALYGPPSITPHIYTQNGIKDAYTYNPNGGADEMAKLMANQEAIGAIFAQILDYMKQNGLMPAEATMDDLNAMFFNSFVYGYEIRDPGTGQLLPIPFPLRSYEPGKIYTDWDDPNASVRDFVRAPLVEGQGIQYSGLVGLGWAAFQYAYGLIMQGDMTYFDPKAFFGINLTKVIADWENGIIPYDTLKNMAARHDFLPSFFYMMPTAQLMGLDLNNDGMPLSYVQIVKNGDEWEAKSYYNVADLGDDGALDIEMFGGSDDVDSWKWVKVCGQCHVMTKDHGNSEWTRARLYALGMPADWVKNGQYVNFTDDPEASGYDVHMSGKKMGCGSCHLRYTGDVEAKHNFLKGTDTAHMVRNDLDNNPKPRTCEGCHLSGQDPDAPNPTRKHEEKFGEVAGKHIAEIACETCHIPYKRTWRFRAFDDTLGYYSNFDNRFGYYTLMGGLSNFPAMAFPPYYALSPVYGTSPGYGIPHFHMLAQHIDADGNGIQPMDFMSQMVDYFWMSSEADPGQLVNGLMTNPKFDFWKSFYQIMLEKQKSLGVPITYDPAHDNEVYPPLYWANSKNGYPQIVIGNPITILTWVDANPYPEGGMSALADNPLAYGGTKVLYLREINAAIDKFLPAATFYVYTPDQLRDIPPNDPTWAQDPNVGKVVLKDSGYVIFDHTGDGFPELWWEEDVRAMQEALVKVLKAEGESNPMPMLFIAAHYFSDSHGVQPAEKALGAQSCFDCHGDYTKDPGAHRITDRIVGFLPWAPPWFEEKNRALTFDPEAAKTKEGLAEYMRKTGMVPTPAMADFLAGKGPDPFFVVDGEVIYIDKFEANGLSILGARQDEILAHSRHHAEELFYMTAEGHITGAEIAAELGAKLTEEELNKTYLKQVVNGPWSDKHYFYVPEEIRPEITELGFQPAKEFVYVAGKGFVEGYILKVGVEGEGHETMFVKLPFQGADPEVYVKSHGDYAFRPAEGAEVLSHVGAYVWVKINEPGEYVAAERGSEGGSPLFEKLWGAFLR
- a CDS encoding lytic transglycosylase domain-containing protein, with protein sequence MPKLCWIFLVALYGTFLTVDTQAQLFFYRDSDGVLHISNVAPQTPFHTNLDYIEEAAYSFDIDPLLLRALVLVESNGNPKAISRKGAMGLTQLMPGTAKDLGIENPFDPRENVLGGARYLKEMLNRFRGDLILALAAYNAGRNAIERHKGLPDYPETISFVKRVLETWRELIKKKGPQSHEALF